ccccatcaaaataaaaattagaagTAGGATACTTGTTTCCAGAGAATAGAGTCGTGAGGTCATAAAAGACCTTGAGAAACTTCGTGACCACTTTGATTTGCTCCCATTCTTCCCCATTAGGAGACTTGCATAGTCAGGGTCCACCAACCTCAAATGAGTGAAAGACATACGAAATACAACTTTGCAACATAAGATAAGTAGAATTCCATCTTGTCTTAACATCTTGTCGAACACCCATCTTTACTGACATTCCTAAATCGCTGACAGTATCCaagaaattttgttttcttctttgtgaACCTTTAAGGTACTTCACTGCTAACCTTATCTTGATTACTGCTGGATCAATCTCTATCAGTCCATCTCTACAATAAGATTTATTATGTGAGCACAAcaccttatatgaaagtttctttTCCCAGTATCCGACATAACATTCCTTGCAATGAATCGACTCTTCATTATCTTAACACATGAAGTATTTGATGCAGCATTATCCAAAGTGATGCTGGTTACTTTTCCTTCAATTCCCCAATCATTTAACATCAGAAATAACTTATCTGAAAGTGCTTTACCAGTAtggggtggtggcagtggagaaaaatttaaaagaaacttCTGCAATACCCAATCTTGATCAAGAAAGTGTACTGTTAAACTTATGTATCCAGTGGTGTTGACGGAggtccacatgtctgatgttagacataTTTTACCTGGAGCACATTGTAATTTcttgcgaataacttctttttggAACTTATGCATTTTAAGAATATCAGACCTTGTAGTATTCCTTGATATGGTTTCAACATCGACATTCAGATAActacataactccctaaattcagTCCATTCTACACAATTAAAGGGGAGATTTTTACCAATAATTAGTCTTGCAACTAAATCCCGAAACTTTGATTGATCTATTTTGCGTGCACGAGTAGCCAATTCTCCATTATTTGTAGATAACAAAAGTTGCCCCACATCTTGCACCTTCAGTCTAGGGCACTTCTTTAAATGCCTTGACATAGTTGATGTTCCTCCTTTCTGACTGTCATAAGCATATTCCTTCCTACAATGCTTGCACGTAGCCTTTTCTTTACCATATTTGTCTCGTGACCAATCAAAATCATTCCATACTTTTGATGtaaatttccttttctttgaagcatGCTCTTGAATTGTCATCGACTCTACTACTGTGAtatcctcttcactcatgacatcGTCATGGTCTTCTTCAACTGACATTTTAGGAAGCTAcataaagaattcaaaaatcaaaattagtaaGACTTGAGCTACATCACAGGGGACTAGAGCTGTCAATAATTAAAATCCCAACAAGTACACATCCCAAACTggcaaaggcaaagccaacaaaagtatgcttttttacactttcatgtaagccaaaataaaacatgtgctttctgattctgacatgctgcatatggagttcatttccatTTTCAGAATCAGTAAACCTTTGTAATTCAAATAAATATTCACAAGCATAACGTAAGCAAGctatgcattattaatttattatagaTTGACATTAAGAGATAGATTGACATTAAGAGACATGAGTTAACAATAAATGACACAAATTCGTGAAAAGGGGATTGGGGTTCTAAGAATCATTTCCACAAACACCTAACAGTACTTAAAACAAGTTATGCATTAAAAACTTAGAACTACTCACCTAGATTAGGAAAGTAGAAGTTAAATCATCGGCCAATTTTTCCTATTCTTCTTCAACGGTAGTCTAAAGAAAGCCCTAACccctgaaaatcaaacagatagttagaaaattaaaaaaaaaaaatcattaaagtTAAACTTAAAGATCAAAATCTAATCTATAACTTAGAAGTGaaaaaacaacctaaaggatAAAACTTGGTTAGTTGATTACGAGTAAAGCCCTAACCCTAACccctgaaaatcaaacagaataacaaatagttagaaaattaaaaaaaaatgatcattATAGTTAAACAGTAAACTTAAAGATCAAAATCTAATGATTCTAATCTAGAAC
The nucleotide sequence above comes from Papaver somniferum cultivar HN1 chromosome 8, ASM357369v1, whole genome shotgun sequence. Encoded proteins:
- the LOC113305702 gene encoding zinc finger BED domain-containing protein RICESLEEPER 1-like, with the protein product MSVEEDHDDVMSEEDITVVESMTIQEHASKKRKFTSKVWNDFDWSRDKYGKEKATCKHCRKEYAYDSQKGGTSTMSRHLKKCPRLKVQDVGQLLLSTNNGELATRARKIDQSKFRDLVARLIIGKNLPFNCVEWTEFRELCSYLNVDVETISRNTTRSDILKMHKFQKEVIRKKLQCAPGKICLTSDMWTSVNTTGYISLTVHFLDQDWVLQKFLLNFSPLPPPHTGKALSDKLFLMLNDWGIEGKVTSITLDNAASNTSCVKIMKSRFIARNVMSDTGKRNFHIRCCAHIINLIVEMD